From the genome of Acidimicrobiales bacterium, one region includes:
- a CDS encoding aminomethyltransferase family protein produces MTITVAEGPRLLMPGMANFEPGIERYRITGGAVTAVLLGPGDRLEVIDPEGCQPVEVAAFDRNGNSDPGLLGESSGAPATGIAAILSGNQHDAQRVADALAVKGIDLGSATAVHLFAPDSPAAETAWLTASADVVCVIGVPGSKMSPDEQNPPTDVITFVHRTAPPAPGLEVLPTPLADQNQDLRVPAATARTYEVKAGEFIQIIDVEGRECSDFQCFDATRLDGGVEAALDATITRSLMGASYPMPGLYAKYYTLDFQPMVEVVHDTVGRHDTFNTACNAKYYEDMGYPGHINCSDNFNRVLAPYDIAPRRGWEAINFFYNTNLDDANQMYFEEPWSRPGDYVLLRALTDLVCVSSACPCDIDAANGWQPTDIHLRVYPATNTFKKATAFRMSTDADPELTKETGFHSRTSALTRNFTEYAGYWLANSYTGHGAIDEYWATRQKAGIIDLSPLRKYEVLGPDAEILLQTCVTRNIRKLAIGQVVYTAMCYDTGGMIDDGTVYRLGQDNFRWIGGSDASGLWLRKQAKELGLHAWVRDSTDQLHNVQVQGPLSREILSEVVWTRPDQPTIEELGWFRLSVARIGDEHGVPIVVSRTGYTGELGFEVFCHPSDAETVWDAIWAIGQPKGLTPLGLEALDMLRIEAGLIFAGYEFCDQTNPFEAGIGFTVPLKTKEDDFIGRDALVRGKEHPQRTLVGLELSGDDPAGNGDMVMVGRQQVGTITSGTRSPILGKNIALCRMAVEHAEIGTAVEVGKMDGHQKRLPATVVRFPHYDPDKERVRA; encoded by the coding sequence ATGACGATCACGGTGGCCGAGGGGCCCCGCCTGCTCATGCCGGGAATGGCCAACTTCGAGCCCGGTATCGAGCGCTACCGGATCACCGGAGGGGCCGTCACCGCGGTACTGCTCGGGCCCGGCGACCGCCTGGAAGTCATCGACCCCGAGGGCTGTCAACCAGTCGAGGTGGCAGCCTTCGACCGCAACGGGAACTCCGACCCAGGTCTACTCGGCGAGTCGTCGGGCGCTCCGGCGACCGGCATCGCGGCGATCCTGTCCGGAAACCAGCACGACGCTCAGCGGGTGGCCGACGCCCTTGCCGTAAAGGGGATCGATCTGGGCTCGGCTACCGCGGTCCACCTGTTCGCCCCCGATTCCCCGGCTGCGGAAACGGCATGGTTGACCGCGTCGGCCGACGTGGTCTGTGTAATCGGTGTACCCGGCTCAAAGATGTCGCCCGACGAGCAGAACCCGCCGACCGACGTCATCACGTTCGTCCACCGGACCGCTCCCCCGGCACCCGGCCTGGAGGTCCTCCCTACTCCCCTGGCCGACCAGAACCAGGACCTGCGGGTGCCTGCTGCCACCGCCCGGACCTACGAGGTGAAGGCCGGTGAGTTCATCCAGATCATCGACGTGGAGGGCAGGGAGTGCTCCGACTTCCAGTGCTTCGACGCCACCCGACTGGATGGTGGCGTGGAGGCGGCGCTGGACGCCACCATCACCCGCAGCCTGATGGGCGCGAGTTACCCCATGCCAGGCCTCTACGCCAAGTACTACACACTGGACTTCCAACCCATGGTGGAGGTTGTCCATGACACCGTGGGCCGCCACGACACCTTCAACACTGCGTGTAACGCCAAGTACTACGAGGACATGGGCTACCCGGGTCACATCAACTGCAGCGACAACTTCAACCGGGTCCTGGCGCCCTACGACATCGCTCCCCGGCGCGGCTGGGAGGCCATCAACTTTTTCTACAACACCAACCTTGACGACGCGAACCAGATGTACTTCGAGGAGCCCTGGTCACGTCCCGGCGACTACGTCCTGTTGCGGGCGCTGACCGACCTGGTTTGCGTCTCGTCGGCCTGTCCGTGCGATATCGACGCCGCCAACGGCTGGCAACCCACCGACATACATCTCCGCGTCTATCCGGCGACCAACACCTTCAAGAAAGCGACGGCCTTTCGCATGTCTACCGATGCCGACCCCGAACTGACCAAGGAGACCGGCTTCCACTCCCGGACCTCTGCGCTGACCCGGAACTTCACCGAGTACGCCGGCTATTGGCTGGCTAACAGCTACACCGGGCACGGAGCCATCGACGAGTACTGGGCCACCCGCCAGAAGGCCGGGATCATCGACCTGTCTCCACTCCGCAAGTACGAGGTCCTCGGACCCGATGCCGAAATCCTGCTTCAGACCTGTGTGACCCGCAATATCCGGAAGCTGGCCATCGGCCAGGTTGTTTATACGGCCATGTGCTACGACACCGGCGGCATGATCGACGACGGAACGGTGTACCGCCTGGGCCAGGACAACTTCCGGTGGATCGGCGGCTCGGACGCCAGCGGCCTGTGGTTGCGCAAACAGGCGAAAGAACTCGGCCTCCACGCCTGGGTCCGGGACTCCACCGACCAGCTCCACAACGTGCAGGTTCAGGGACCTCTCAGCCGGGAGATCCTGTCCGAGGTGGTCTGGACCCGACCCGACCAACCAACGATTGAGGAACTTGGTTGGTTCCGGCTGTCGGTGGCCCGTATCGGAGACGAGCACGGTGTCCCGATCGTGGTGTCGCGTACCGGCTACACCGGCGAGCTGGGTTTCGAGGTGTTCTGTCACCCGTCAGACGCCGAGACGGTGTGGGACGCCATCTGGGCCATCGGCCAGCCAAAGGGCCTGACCCCTCTCGGGCTGGAAGCCCTGGACATGCTGCGGATCGAGGCCGGCCTGATTTTCGCCGGCTACGAGTTCTGCGATCAGACCAACCCGTTCGAGGCCGGCATCGGCTTCACCGTGCCACTCAAGACCAAGGAGGACGACTTCATCGGTCGCGATGCCCTGGTCCGCGGCAAGGAACACCCCCAGCGGACCCTGGTCGGCTTGGAGTTGTCCGGCGATGATCCGGCCGGTAACGGCGACATGGTCATGGTCGGCCGCCAGCAAGTGGGCACGATCACCAGCGGGACCCGCTCCCCCATACTCGGTAAGAACATCGCCCTGTGTCGGATGGCCGTGGAGCACGCTGAGATCGGCACCGCTGTGGAGGTAGGGAAGATGGACGGCCACCAGAAGCGCCTCCCGGCCACCGTGGTGCGGTTCCCGCACTACGACCCGGATAAGGAGAGAGTACGGGCCTGA
- a CDS encoding glutamine synthetase family protein yields the protein MTDIQAFIEAEGRAEQVAEVQKRIEAEGIQYLYCQFVSVTGRIMGKGIPAKHFGTIANKGFQLVYGSTANLFVDRHGEYIGYGPESRELVGVAEVDTFMKLPWDPKTARVFCTLFRGREEEVDGGMFLTSDCRGNLHRIHKAFEEKTGLHLRAGTEPEMMWLKADADGKPTVEGMTKPNCYHIDQFAELQPLIHKVVEYSEAMGLDMIQGDHEDAPGQLELNFNFDRADLTADRLTTYRQICKQVGREMGAFPCFMPKPFMGVSANGCHHNISLWTGEPDEGGENKFMPEGDNPQIPGEIGMKAIGGIMEHLDALTCLGSPTVNSYRRLWDTGFWAPVYADWGFQNRTTALRISAPGRFEYRSVDSAVNPYLSFAGLLKAMEDGLDRNLDPGPPEERNIYEAMEEGKEVKKIPMHLGEALDALRADEVIKSALPNEMFKVFEHYKRDEWERFMHTVTDWDVEEYLDILP from the coding sequence ATGACCGACATCCAGGCCTTCATCGAGGCTGAGGGGCGCGCCGAGCAGGTCGCCGAGGTCCAGAAGCGGATCGAGGCGGAGGGCATCCAGTACCTGTACTGCCAGTTCGTGTCCGTCACCGGGCGCATCATGGGCAAGGGCATCCCAGCCAAGCATTTCGGCACCATCGCCAACAAGGGCTTCCAACTGGTCTACGGATCCACAGCCAACCTGTTCGTCGATCGGCACGGGGAATACATCGGCTACGGCCCGGAGTCACGCGAGCTGGTCGGCGTAGCCGAGGTCGACACCTTCATGAAGCTTCCTTGGGACCCCAAGACGGCCCGGGTTTTCTGCACTCTGTTCCGGGGTCGTGAGGAAGAGGTCGACGGCGGCATGTTCCTCACGTCGGACTGCCGTGGCAACCTGCACCGCATCCACAAGGCCTTCGAGGAGAAGACCGGCCTTCATCTGCGTGCCGGGACCGAGCCGGAGATGATGTGGCTCAAGGCCGACGCCGATGGCAAGCCCACCGTGGAGGGCATGACCAAGCCGAACTGCTACCACATCGACCAGTTTGCCGAGCTCCAGCCGCTCATTCACAAGGTGGTCGAGTACAGCGAGGCCATGGGACTGGACATGATCCAGGGTGACCACGAGGACGCTCCGGGTCAGCTCGAACTCAATTTCAACTTCGACCGGGCCGACCTTACGGCCGACCGGCTCACCACCTACCGCCAGATCTGCAAGCAGGTCGGTCGCGAGATGGGTGCCTTCCCGTGCTTCATGCCCAAGCCCTTCATGGGCGTGTCGGCCAACGGCTGCCACCACAACATCTCCCTGTGGACCGGCGAACCCGACGAGGGTGGCGAGAACAAGTTCATGCCCGAAGGCGATAACCCGCAGATCCCCGGTGAGATCGGAATGAAGGCCATCGGCGGGATCATGGAGCACCTCGATGCGCTGACCTGCCTGGGCTCACCGACCGTCAACTCGTATCGGCGCCTCTGGGACACCGGCTTCTGGGCACCCGTCTATGCCGACTGGGGCTTCCAGAACCGCACCACTGCCCTCCGGATCAGCGCGCCGGGACGGTTCGAGTACCGGTCCGTGGACTCGGCGGTCAACCCCTACCTGTCCTTTGCGGGTCTCCTCAAGGCCATGGAGGACGGGCTGGATCGCAACCTGGATCCTGGCCCGCCCGAGGAGCGCAACATCTACGAGGCCATGGAAGAAGGCAAGGAAGTCAAGAAGATCCCGATGCACCTTGGTGAGGCCCTGGATGCTCTGAGGGCCGACGAGGTTATAAAGAGCGCTCTTCCCAATGAGATGTTCAAGGTCTTCGAGCACTACAAGCGCGACGAGTGGGAGCGCTTCATGCACACCGTGACTGACTGGGACGTCGAGGAGTATCTCGACATTCTCCCGTAG